A genomic stretch from Longimicrobium sp. includes:
- a CDS encoding DUF3500 domain-containing protein: MMKPVTYVRPRWTGLFPAVITAALLGCGAQPPRPAGGAAGSDTAAWAGTARTFLSTLNDRQRAVASFPFDHPERTRWAYVPERRTGIPLQMMDAGQRAAAFEFLSTGLSERGTGLARGIIELEGILRDLEGAGSLLGPPRDPELYFLALFAGPGGTHPWGWSFEGHHLSVNVTDLGPHGQIVAPLFMGANPARVPSGPRAGTRLLAAEEDLAFELLHMLDPRQRARATIAAQPSEDILTRNVPVVGGMAFAGLPAAEMTIAQQRQLRRLLELYAGRMADSAASRQLRRIDEAGFERLHFAWAGAHQPREPHYYRIHGPTVLVEYDNAQSNANHVHTVWRDLENDFGGDLLRRHYARQPHR, from the coding sequence ATGATGAAACCTGTCACGTACGTCCGGCCCAGATGGACGGGTCTGTTCCCCGCCGTTATCACCGCGGCGCTTCTCGGGTGCGGTGCCCAACCGCCCCGGCCTGCGGGCGGGGCAGCCGGCTCTGACACAGCTGCATGGGCCGGGACTGCACGGACGTTCCTCTCGACGCTGAACGATCGGCAGCGTGCCGTCGCCTCGTTTCCCTTCGACCATCCGGAGCGCACCCGGTGGGCGTACGTTCCGGAGAGGCGCACCGGCATCCCTCTGCAGATGATGGATGCCGGGCAACGTGCAGCAGCGTTCGAGTTCCTGAGCACCGGTCTGAGTGAGCGCGGCACCGGGCTCGCGCGCGGCATCATCGAGCTCGAGGGCATTCTCCGCGACTTGGAAGGAGCGGGCAGTCTCTTGGGGCCCCCGCGCGATCCGGAGCTCTACTTCCTGGCACTCTTCGCCGGGCCGGGTGGTACGCACCCCTGGGGCTGGAGCTTCGAAGGCCATCACCTCTCGGTGAACGTCACGGATCTTGGACCACACGGGCAGATCGTCGCGCCGCTCTTCATGGGTGCGAACCCGGCGCGCGTCCCCAGCGGCCCGCGGGCAGGGACTCGGCTGCTCGCCGCGGAAGAGGACCTCGCCTTCGAGCTGCTGCACATGCTCGATCCTCGCCAACGCGCCCGCGCCACGATCGCCGCGCAGCCATCCGAAGACATTCTCACCCGCAACGTTCCCGTGGTGGGAGGGATGGCATTCGCCGGCCTGCCCGCGGCCGAAATGACGATTGCGCAACAGCGGCAGCTGCGCCGGCTGCTGGAATTGTACGCCGGACGGATGGCAGACTCCGCGGCATCCAGGCAGCTGCGGCGCATCGATGAGGCCGGGTTCGAGCGCCTGCACTTCGCCTGGGCCGGGGCGCACCAGCCCCGCGAGCCGCACTACTACCGCATCCACGGACCTACCGTGCTGGTGGAGTACGACAACGCCCAGAGCAACGCGAACCACGTCCACACCGTCTGGCGCGATCTGGAGAACGATTTCGGAGGTGATCTGCTGAGGAGGCACTATGCACGGCAGCCTCACCGCTGA
- a CDS encoding phage protein GemA/Gp16 family protein, with protein MPTPAETRKLFAGAREAGLDVEQLRDLVEAASGQRSTKQLNRDQTRQVIDALVKLGARAGTPGRKPSGKRQPAGVTAMITPAQRTYIADLRAQLGGDWLKDEYFAGACKKRMGKTGLTTSADANRAIELLKKRIAYNAQRAAG; from the coding sequence ATGCCCACGCCCGCCGAAACCCGGAAGCTGTTCGCCGGCGCACGCGAGGCCGGACTCGACGTTGAGCAGCTGCGCGACCTGGTCGAAGCCGCCAGCGGCCAGCGCAGCACGAAGCAGCTCAACCGCGACCAGACCCGGCAGGTGATCGACGCCCTGGTGAAGCTGGGCGCGCGCGCCGGCACCCCCGGGAGGAAACCCTCCGGAAAGAGGCAGCCGGCGGGAGTCACGGCGATGATCACCCCCGCTCAGCGGACGTACATCGCCGACCTTCGCGCGCAGCTCGGCGGCGACTGGCTGAAAGACGAGTACTTCGCCGGTGCGTGCAAGAAGCGCATGGGCAAGACCGGCCTCACTACGTCGGCCGATGCGAACCGCGCGATCGAGCTGCTCAAGAAGCGGATCGCGTACAACGCTCAGCGGGCGGCGGGATGA
- a CDS encoding ExeA family protein: MSPPPVAVAYRARDYLAEHGIHLNDLVDRRGRSKTSWSLFLAGKREEQKGSPRADVEAVLRERNVPVPADLWEKIGPEPAGARRRPARPNTATPRPEVLMEAQFLSETVLAKHRLFRDPFAPEAIADADGKPRLMNIYLSAAHRAALMRLTQVITRAGMMALYGQPGVGKSLLRDRALHDAAELTAGKLIVVAPANIERRRMTAHHIVAELLRQLADSPDQVTPRNVNARDAMLAEVLLRLYKAGHRVILAIDEAHELPIETLKDLKRLHEVRHGYLALLGILLVGQHELRTRMDPERSPILTEVALRCTTMELGPMIERGEVRGYIAARLALVGDAKVDALFEDDAIMEIERRLGVHRQQIALQVNNCATAALNRANVLGDDRVTAEHVEDVFSATREELQRWGSA; this comes from the coding sequence ATGAGCCCGCCTCCCGTCGCCGTCGCGTACCGCGCGCGGGACTACCTGGCCGAGCACGGCATCCACCTGAACGACCTGGTGGACCGCCGCGGCCGGAGCAAGACCAGCTGGTCTCTGTTCCTCGCGGGCAAGCGCGAGGAACAGAAGGGCTCCCCTCGGGCCGACGTCGAGGCCGTCCTCCGCGAGCGCAACGTCCCCGTACCCGCGGACCTGTGGGAGAAGATCGGGCCCGAACCCGCCGGGGCGCGCCGCCGCCCGGCGCGCCCCAACACCGCCACACCTCGTCCGGAGGTCCTGATGGAAGCGCAGTTCCTTTCGGAGACGGTGCTCGCGAAGCACCGGCTCTTCCGAGACCCGTTCGCGCCGGAGGCGATCGCCGACGCCGACGGCAAGCCGCGGCTCATGAACATCTACCTCAGCGCAGCCCACCGCGCGGCGCTGATGCGGCTCACGCAGGTCATCACCCGTGCCGGCATGATGGCGCTGTATGGCCAGCCCGGCGTCGGCAAGAGCCTGCTGCGGGACCGCGCGCTGCACGACGCGGCCGAGCTCACCGCCGGCAAGCTGATCGTCGTGGCGCCGGCCAACATCGAGCGCCGGCGGATGACCGCGCACCACATCGTCGCCGAGCTGCTCCGGCAGCTGGCCGACTCGCCCGACCAGGTCACCCCGCGGAACGTCAACGCCCGGGACGCGATGCTCGCCGAGGTCCTGCTCCGCCTGTACAAGGCCGGGCATCGCGTCATCCTGGCGATCGACGAGGCGCACGAGCTCCCGATCGAAACGCTGAAGGACCTGAAGCGCCTGCACGAGGTGCGGCACGGGTACCTGGCTCTCCTCGGGATCCTGCTCGTTGGCCAGCACGAGCTGCGCACCCGCATGGACCCTGAGCGCAGCCCCATCCTGACCGAGGTGGCGCTGCGCTGCACGACGATGGAGCTGGGTCCGATGATCGAGCGGGGTGAGGTCCGCGGCTACATCGCCGCCCGGCTGGCGCTCGTGGGCGACGCGAAGGTCGACGCCCTGTTCGAGGACGACGCGATCATGGAGATCGAGCGGCGCCTCGGGGTCCACCGCCAGCAGATCGCGCTGCAGGTCAACAACTGCGCGACCGCCGCCCTGAACCGCGCCAACGTCCTGGGCGATGATCGCGTCACGGCGGAGCATGTCGAGGACGTGTTCAGCGCCACGCGGGAGGAACTCCAGCGCTGGGGGTCCGCATGA